A portion of the Deltaproteobacteria bacterium genome contains these proteins:
- a CDS encoding alpha/beta hydrolase: MELRSEFRDGTFEIDGTRVHYLEAGDPEQETYVFVHGNRDHSHTWDFLLESFDKAGFSLPHMVALDLRGHGDSGWVGQERGYRHEDFVLDVVGLLRHIKKDRITLVAHSLGGSMAVVFAGALPEKIKRLVIIESAGPYGRTERETPELFGRWTRDDGSDTILTYYATVAQAADAVCRRFPLIPNRVAMHMARHGTRRTPNGLVWKYDPRARNPSYSSLSEAQVQAFIERIDCPTLLVFGADSGYRASPRYDRIAHFPNKTLVEIPGAGHHVQHEKPDELAAVLIPFLNNHG; this comes from the coding sequence ATGGAGTTGCGATCGGAATTTCGCGACGGGACCTTCGAGATCGACGGGACCCGGGTCCACTATCTGGAGGCCGGCGATCCGGAGCAGGAGACGTACGTCTTCGTCCACGGCAACCGCGACCACAGCCACACCTGGGACTTCCTGCTGGAGTCCTTCGACAAGGCGGGCTTCAGCCTGCCTCACATGGTGGCCCTGGACCTGCGCGGCCACGGCGACAGCGGCTGGGTCGGCCAGGAGCGCGGCTACCGGCACGAGGATTTCGTGCTGGACGTGGTGGGCCTGCTGCGCCACATCAAGAAGGACCGGATCACGCTGGTGGCCCACTCCCTCGGCGGCAGCATGGCCGTGGTCTTCGCCGGCGCGCTGCCGGAGAAGATCAAGCGGCTCGTGATCATCGAGTCGGCGGGTCCCTACGGCCGCACCGAGCGCGAGACCCCCGAGCTGTTCGGCCGCTGGACGCGCGACGACGGCTCGGACACGATCCTGACCTACTATGCCACCGTGGCGCAGGCCGCCGATGCGGTTTGCCGCCGCTTCCCGCTGATCCCGAACCGGGTGGCGATGCACATGGCGCGCCACGGCACCCGCCGGACCCCGAACGGCTTGGTGTGGAAGTACGATCCGCGGGCGCGCAACCCGTCGTACTCGTCCCTCTCCGAAGCCCAGGTCCAGGCCTTCATCGAGCGTATCGACTGTCCCACGCTGCTGGTGTTCGGCGCGGATTCGGGCTACCGGGCGTCGCCGCGCTACGACCGGATCGCACACTTCCCCAACAAGACCCTGGTGGAGATCCCCGGCGCCGGCCATCACGTGCAGCACGAAAAGCCCGACGAACTGGCCGCCGTGCTGATCCCGTTCCTGAATAACCACGGGTGA